GGGGTGGCAAGGCCGGCAGCCTTGGGAGGCAAAGTGGTCGTGAGCTCGCTCCCCCAGAACGCGTGGGGCACAGCCAGTGGCGTCTCTCCCAGGGCTCTTGCCACTAGGGGTTCCCCAGATGCCAGGTCAGATGCTCCGCGCCCAGGCCTGCTCCAGTGCTGCTGGAACACGGGGTTCTCAGCAGAGCGTAGGGGAGCCAGTGGCGTGGAGCCCAAAGACCTTCTcccgccctgccctgcctctgggCCGTGGCCCAGGCTGTCCCGCTGTGCATTTGGGGCCCGGGCGCTGAAGCGTGGCCTTTGCGAGCGTGAGGCCCCGAGGTCGATGCCGGAAGCCGCCGTGGCTTCCGGCGGCCACTGGCCCTCTCGTCCACCCTGCTCTTCCCTGCGCTGGTCTTGGGTGGTGGCCGAGAGCCCGGCAGCCGTCCTGATCCCACTCCGTGTGTGTCTGACGGAGCCTCTGTCTCGACTGACACCCTGGCCCCCGTTGACGTGAAGGTCAGGTAGCAGGGTCACACCTAAATCGTACCCCGAGTCTTGCAAACCTGCAGAGGCCCCTGGGCGTGAAGCGTGCGAAACCCCCGTGTGGGtgtcctttcctcctctgtgaggAACGCGCACAGCCGCCGAACAGTCCTGGGCGTGTGCCTGTGCCGTCCACGGCCAGCTCTTCGACGGAGCGGCTGCGCCGTGGCGGGATGGCCCTCGGAGCGCTGTCCCGGAGACCGCACGTGTCCTGTGCCGGGACGTGGCACAGGACACGTGCCCTCGCCCTTGTGGGGGGGGCCACCAGTGGGTTCCGGGGGCaggcccccccaccgccctggcCATGTCCTAGGCCCGGAAGCCTGTTCCCTCCTGGAGGTCTGTGGGCCCCCGGGATCTGGCGTGGAGGCCTTGAGAAAGGTCAGAAACCACAAGCGAATGTCCTTACCTGCTTGCTGACCTCTGGCGGAGTAGGAATCACTGGGCAGTTTTGTCCCTGATCATCTGCCGTCCCTGGGGCCCAAGTGTGCCCTGCTGGGGACAGTGGCCTTCCAGGCCCGAAGAGGTATGTCCTGGCCCAGCtgtcttcctgcttctctctctcgtCGATAGAAGGGGCTCCCGGGGGGTTTTCTTGCTATAGGAATCTCAGAGGAGTCATTCCAGCTCCGTGAAGACACCTCCCTCTCCTGGGGTTGACGGAGctcggggtgggtgggggcgagGGAGGCTCTGGCCCTTTCTCCAGAACTGATGGGCTGGTTTTGAGCGCTGGGTGCGCTGGCAGGCCGCGTCCCTGCCCGGGAACCTGCCCCGCTCTCCCCCGCCGCGTGGAATGGGCTCTGGCCAATGGGCGCCGGGCGCCACCCGCCAGCCCCATGCGTGTGGGGGTGGCCCCGTAGCCGGAGCCGTGTGACGCCCCCGGAGTCTCCCTGAGGGTTCTCAGAACCTGCAGGAGCCGGCGCCAGGCCTGCGGCTTTTCTCTCGGTGAGAACTCGGCCTGTCTTCTCCCCTCCCGGCCTCCTATCTGCTCCGACAGGAAGCCCCCCCCCTGCTGGCGTGACTGACCGCCGCTCCCCTGTCACAGGCGGCCGGAGGCGGCCGGGCCGCGCAGGCAGACTGTCAGCGGACTCTTGCCCCTAAAAAGCGCCACCAAGCCAAGCCGTCTTTCTTTCCTGATTGTTTCGCATCTGAGCAGACCGTCCACAGCCGTCTGGGTTTGCCCTGAAGCGCCTCCCCGGAGCTGGGCGCGTCCCCCTCGGCTGCAGGGCCACAGGCCTTGGGGCATCTGCTTCTGCGTGAGGACAGAGGCCGGTGTGTCCCTGCACGGAGTCCCCCCCGTGCCTCTCTGTCCACCGCGAGGGGCTGGGTGCCCCGCGAACCCGTGTGCAGGCAGATGTGCTGGGCTTGGTCAGGCCCTTCCTCTGGGATCCTCGGTCCGCGGGCCTTGTGCCCGGGCTCCAGTCAGCCCTGTGTCTCTTGAATTTTGTGATGACAGCCCGATGAGGGGGACACCTTGCCTGACCacttgccctccccctcccccatctccctcctggGGCCAGTTCTGTGACACAGCATTTCCCCACCTGTTCCAGAGCAGGGaggagcccctcccccattaacCCCCTCCATCCCCCTCCTGGCCAAGGCTTCCCCGCACCTGCTCCCCCTGAGGTCAGGCATCATCCTGGTGGCCTCAGGTGGGTGACGGTGTGTCCGCCTTGTGGTACGGACCCCAGGACCCCAGCACAGCTGCCCCGGGGGGAGGCACGGTCCACCTCCGCAGACTGTTTGGCAGGAAGAGACCCCATCTCCCTCAGGGATCCTGTGCCATCAGGTGGCTTTCCTTCTGACACCTGCTTGGGAGGCCACGCCCACCATCACGTCCAACAGACCCTTGGGTCCCTGGGAGTCTGGGGCAGCTTCTCCAGCCTCCAGCAGGAAGGTGTGAGGAAAGCAGGAGTGTGGCCTGTGTCCCAAAGCTGAGTTGTGCACTTGGTGGAAGGggtttgtcccttttttttgAGGATGCTTGCTTTCGGGGTTGGGGGAGCTTGCCAGAGGGCggctgccccctccaccccccagccgATGGCAAGTGGCCGAAATTCTGCTCGTCACCCACAACACTGGGGACCCAGGGACAGAGTCCCCACACTTGGCCCCACACTTGGCCCGTGAGCCTGCCCGCCACCTGGTATGGCCACCACGAGGAGGTCAGCGTCTGTGGCTCCTGTTGGCTGTTGGGGCTGTGGCCAGGGGCTGTCCCCTCGAGTCCCCACCCAGAGCCCGGCCTGGGCCCTCTGCCCTGGGCCTCCTGTGGCCGTCGGGGGAGGTCACGGCACGGTAGCCCCCACAGGTAGCGCCACAGCGCCCGTTCTCGCGGAAATGGCTTGTCCTGCTGGAGTCCCGGCCGCACATCACCGCACACGCCTGGTGCTCAGAGCGTCGATGCCCTCAGGGGCTCCGGTGACAACTTTTGTGTCGTTCACAGGTCTCCTCCGAGCCCCCGGCCTCCATCCGAAAAACAGATGACGCCCCCTCCCAAGTCCCCACGTCTTCTGAGAAGGACAAACAGTCTGGCTGGCTGCGGACCCTGGCCAGCTCCTCCAGCAAGGTCGGCGCGGGGCGGCGGGTACAGGACGGGGGGTGGTGGGTTCGGGGACGCGGGCGGCAGGTGAGGGCACGGGCACGGCGCTCTGCGCTCCTGCCTCTGACCCCTGGCGCCTCTTCCAGCAGAGCCTTGGCTGCGTTCACCCTCGCCAGCGCCTTTCCGCTTTCCGACCCTGGTCCCCTGCGGTTTCTGCGAGTGACAAAGAGCTCTCCCCGCACCTTCCGGCCCTGATTCGAGACAGGTGAGTACCTGCCGTGCCGGCTGCTGGCGGTCGGTGATTATCGGTGGATGAGACCTTTCCTTGACGTGGCCGCCCGGAGTTGTCCTCAGAGCGCGCGTGATTCGAGCGAGGCCGTCACCCTGCGCGTCTCAGGACCAGCACCCACCCCTCCCGGCGCCCCTTAAACGCCTGAGTGCACGGTGGTGCGCGCTCAACACGGCCGGTGAAGGGTCCCCAGTCTGTGAGCCCGGCGCTCTTTGTCCCCGCCTGCGGCTTCGCTCTAACCTGCGTCCGCGTGGGGCCGCGTGGCGGTGGAACCAGCCCCGTTCCGGCAGGAGTCCCAGAAGCGGCGGGGGGGGTCCTGTTGACTGGCGTCCGGGTGGGCACAGCCAGAACTTCTGCTTGGGGTGCGGCCAGCGGCCGTGCTCCAGCTGCCCCGGGGCTCCGGCTCGCGCCTCCTCCTTCACACCCTCCGGGGGGGCGCGTCCCACCGGGAGCCTTCACGTGCTGGccaccgtgggggggggggggcagacgcCTGTGGCCCCaaggtccccccacccctgcagcttTTACTCCTACAAGAGCTTTGAGACGGGTGTGGCCCCCAACGTGGCCCTGGCACCGCCGGCCCAGCAGAAGGTCGTGAGCAGCCCGCCCTGTGCCACCGTGGTGTCCCGGGCCCCCGAGCCTCTGGCCACCTGCATCCAGCCACGGAAGCGGAAGCTGGCCGCGGACACCCCCGGAGCCCCGGAGACGCCGGCGCCCGTGGCCGCCCCAGAGGACGGCAAAGACTCGGAGGCCGAGGTGGAAGTGGACAGCAGGGAGGAATGTACGTGTGAGTCAGGGTCCCTGCCTGCCCCGGGGCGCCGCCGCACTGTGCGGAGGTGCGGTGAGCGCTCTGCTAATGTCCGCTTCCCCTCCCGTCCCTGTGTCCGCAGTcacctcctccctgtcctccctctcctccccgtCCCTTACCTCATCCAGCTCCGCCAAGGACCTGAGCTCCCCGGGCATGCAcgccccgcccgccgcgcccgccgccccCGAGGCCGCCGCCCCCACGGACACCGCGGGCGGCGGCGGGCTGGAGGCAGAGCTCGAGCACCTGCGGCAGGCCCTGGAGGGCGGCCTGGACACCAAGGAAGCCAAAGAGAAGTTCCTGCACGAGGTGGTGAAGATGCGCGTGAAGCAGGAGGAGAAGCTGAGCGCCGCCCTGCAGGCCAAGCGCAGCCTCCAC
The window above is part of the Prionailurus bengalensis isolate Pbe53 chromosome C1, Fcat_Pben_1.1_paternal_pri, whole genome shotgun sequence genome. Proteins encoded here:
- the LOC122479819 gene encoding uncharacterized protein LOC122479819, whose translation is MARAVGGPAPGTHWWPPPQGRGHVSCATSRHRTRAVSGTALRGPSRHGAAAPSKSWPWTAQAHAQDCSAAVRVPHRGGKDTHTGVSHASRPGASAGLQDSGYDLGVTLLPDLHVNGGQGVSRDRGSVRHTRSGIRTAAGLSATTQDQRREEQGGREGQWPPEATAASGIDLGASRSQRPRFSARAPNAQRDSLGHGPEAGQGGRRSLGSTPLAPLRSAENPVFQQHWSRPGRGASDLASGEPLVARALGETPLAVPHAFWGSELTTTLPPKAAGLATPTYRFSCAALHVLKKIKKYVEDEEGGGEETIQRPADGAGPRPESAVGLRRGAPAATTAANHHAGTQFWADAPVKTQLPAKCQAEPEGHPEGPAARSAPTPARPGWSAGVHSASSSSSKTSTGTGTSTSTSHAQMPQDRLYTEQR